Proteins from a single region of Nitrospira sp.:
- a CDS encoding IS3 family transposase, whose protein sequence is HFKGSRIGPPREPSRSRRGHGWDNAVAESFFSSLKKERIKKHIYITQAMGDSDEYIETFYHRIRRRSHLSRVSPEAFEAVSNNA, encoded by the coding sequence CCATTTCAAGGGGAGCAGGATAGGACCTCCCCGAGAACCCAGCAGGAGTCGACGGGGTCATGGCTGGGACAACGCGGTGGCTGAATCTTTTTTCAGCAGCTTGAAGAAGGAACGGATCAAGAAGCACATCTACATAACTCAAGCGATGGGCGATAGCGACGAGTACATCGAGACCTTCTATCATCGCATCCGGCGACGCAGCCATCTCAGCAGGGTCAGTCCGGAGGCATTTGAAGCAGTGTCGAACAATGCTTAA